A stretch of the Porifericola rhodea genome encodes the following:
- a CDS encoding Gfo/Idh/MocA family protein, which translates to MNDNRRTFIKKAALGTTGLTLGASALTASAKSYNSILGANDRINMSVIGVRGQGFGHLKRWASMAESENVYVKTICDVDENLWAERVEAVKEIQGKKPGTEYDMRKVFDDKDIDAVSIATPNHWHALATIWAVQAGKDVYVEKPCSHNVFEGRKMIDAARKYNRIVQVGFQNRSIDNVRKAMQFLHDGGIGEIYMARGLCFKPRNSFGISADSEPPQGLHYDLWLGPAPQRAYNEKKGHYNWHWHWDTGNGDIGNQGPHQFDVARWGMNKNEHPVKISSSGGYYKFGKEECSQETANTQTASLEYADGKILQFEVRGLPTGGEAPMGVKIGNLFYGTEGWMEVNGGNWKTYMGPKNEPGPSSDSQEEGTDKVVDYLAAPGSGGHYANFIAAVRSGNKSDLTCDIEEGYYSTVLPLLSNISYRLGRNLEFNGQKEKFVKDAEADKMLSREYRKPYVVESNV; encoded by the coding sequence ATGAATGACAACCGAAGAACTTTCATCAAAAAAGCAGCCTTAGGCACTACCGGACTGACATTGGGCGCTTCTGCGCTTACGGCTAGCGCTAAAAGCTACAATTCTATCTTAGGAGCCAATGACCGGATTAATATGTCGGTAATAGGCGTAAGAGGCCAGGGTTTCGGGCATCTCAAACGCTGGGCAAGTATGGCCGAATCCGAAAATGTGTATGTAAAAACCATCTGCGATGTAGACGAAAACCTATGGGCAGAGAGGGTAGAAGCCGTAAAAGAAATACAGGGCAAAAAGCCAGGCACAGAGTACGACATGCGCAAAGTATTTGACGACAAAGATATAGATGCCGTTTCTATTGCTACGCCTAATCACTGGCATGCGCTGGCTACCATCTGGGCAGTGCAGGCTGGTAAGGACGTATATGTTGAAAAGCCCTGCTCACACAATGTATTTGAAGGAAGGAAAATGATAGATGCTGCCCGCAAATACAACCGAATAGTACAGGTGGGCTTCCAGAACCGTTCTATTGACAATGTACGCAAAGCAATGCAGTTTCTGCACGACGGTGGTATCGGTGAGATATACATGGCCAGGGGCTTATGCTTTAAACCAAGAAACTCATTCGGAATATCTGCTGATAGTGAACCGCCACAGGGGCTACATTACGACCTTTGGTTAGGGCCTGCTCCTCAGCGCGCATACAACGAAAAGAAAGGGCATTACAACTGGCATTGGCACTGGGATACTGGTAACGGAGATATTGGTAACCAGGGACCGCACCAGTTTGATGTTGCTCGTTGGGGGATGAACAAAAATGAACATCCCGTTAAAATCTCTTCATCCGGAGGATATTATAAGTTCGGAAAAGAAGAATGCAGCCAGGAGACTGCAAATACACAAACTGCTTCTTTGGAATATGCAGACGGCAAAATTTTGCAGTTTGAAGTACGTGGCTTACCTACCGGAGGAGAAGCGCCTATGGGTGTAAAAATCGGAAACCTCTTCTACGGTACCGAAGGTTGGATGGAGGTTAACGGAGGCAACTGGAAAACCTACATGGGGCCTAAAAATGAACCTGGACCGAGCTCCGACAGTCAGGAAGAGGGGACCGATAAAGTGGTAGATTATCTTGCTGCACCTGGTAGTGGAGGGCATTATGCTAATTTTATTGCTGCAGTACGTTCTGGAAATAAGTCTGACCTAACCTGCGACATTGAAGAGGGATACTACTCTACTGTGCTTCCTCTGCTTTCTAATATTTCTTATCGTTTAGGTAGAAACCTGGAATTTAACGGACAAAAGGAAAAATTTGTCAAGGATGCTGAAGCTGATAAAATGCTAAGTCGCGAATACAGAAAGCCTTACGTAGTAGAGAGTAATGTATAA
- a CDS encoding sulfotransferase domain-containing protein, which translates to MLIVSIPKSASTSLLDTFGKLHALPSQQLTFKHYEKSDLFPLLGKYHPDAKLLGSSELHEFALDDKLYKQHVLPTADNLSLLKNIKKVVLLRNPYDIVLAYRRAELKSIHGKKSEFEGKVTEGEWLQAAENNGLLNELKEFNNKWIKEAEKNSNVLIIHYRELTQDTHKVINKMEAFYNLPVTTKKIALSKKRYSRHSFLKQAHSNLRAYLMEVVIRYHVYERLKSWQAYLRNHGISWV; encoded by the coding sequence ATGTTAATAGTATCTATACCTAAAAGTGCCAGCACTTCTCTGCTTGATACATTTGGAAAACTACATGCATTACCCTCCCAGCAGCTTACCTTTAAACATTATGAAAAATCAGATTTATTTCCACTGCTAGGGAAGTACCACCCTGATGCAAAGCTACTTGGCTCATCTGAGTTACACGAGTTTGCTCTTGATGATAAGTTGTACAAACAGCATGTGCTACCTACGGCGGACAACCTTAGCCTTCTAAAAAATATTAAAAAAGTAGTACTGCTTAGAAACCCCTACGATATTGTTCTGGCTTACCGTAGGGCAGAACTGAAAAGTATTCATGGAAAGAAAAGTGAATTTGAAGGTAAAGTAACGGAAGGTGAGTGGCTGCAAGCCGCAGAAAATAATGGATTGTTAAATGAGCTGAAAGAATTTAATAACAAGTGGATTAAAGAAGCGGAAAAGAACAGTAACGTATTAATTATCCATTACCGAGAGCTTACTCAGGATACTCACAAAGTAATTAACAAAATGGAGGCATTTTACAACCTTCCCGTCACTACCAAAAAAATAGCACTGTCAAAAAAACGCTACTCTCGCCACTCTTTTCTCAAACAAGCCCATAGCAATTTGCGGGCTTACCTAATGGAGGTAGTAATCAGGTATCATGTTTATGAACGACTAAAAAGCTGGCAGGCATACTTAAGAAACCACGGAATTAGCTGGGTATAA
- the tmk gene encoding dTMP kinase: MAKNLFIALEGIDGSGKSTQSQLLARQLQQAGHKVYTTFEPTDSPIGKMIRDIFSHRMEADHKVIAGLFVADRLHHLSNQEDGILKKLEEGYTVISDRYYLSSYAYHAAHMSMDWVINANSMAADLLRPDLNIYIDVDPETSMERINKGRSSTEMYETLDNLKNVKAKYFEAFEKVKHDENIYIINGNREEEEVAESIWQEVQKIL, translated from the coding sequence ATGGCTAAGAACTTATTCATTGCTCTGGAAGGAATAGATGGCAGCGGAAAAAGCACACAGAGTCAACTGCTCGCACGGCAGCTTCAGCAGGCTGGTCATAAGGTCTATACCACTTTTGAGCCTACAGATAGCCCCATCGGCAAAATGATCAGAGATATTTTTAGCCATAGAATGGAAGCTGACCATAAAGTAATAGCCGGACTCTTTGTAGCAGACCGTTTGCATCACTTATCCAACCAAGAGGATGGAATCCTCAAGAAACTGGAAGAAGGCTACACCGTAATAAGCGATCGTTATTACCTCTCTTCATATGCTTACCATGCTGCTCATATGTCTATGGATTGGGTAATTAACGCAAATAGCATGGCCGCCGATCTCCTTCGCCCGGATCTCAATATATATATAGATGTAGATCCAGAAACCAGTATGGAGCGTATAAACAAAGGTAGAAGCTCTACAGAGATGTACGAAACGCTAGACAATCTAAAAAACGTAAAAGCCAAATACTTTGAGGCCTTTGAAAAGGTAAAGCATGATGAAAATATATATATCATCAACGGAAATCGCGAAGAAGAAGAAGTAGCCGAAAGTATTTGGCAGGAGGTTCAGAAAATCCTGTGA
- a CDS encoding fibronectin type III domain-containing protein, which produces MYFKVFLVQVFFLSMSLSAIAQNNQTEITIGPYLQDATPNSIKIMWETSQGEESIVEWGTTPKLGKKTKGTAFEVNYTDSRIHEVELKGLERLSMYYYRVRTAKAVSDIYQFKTPAFAKDQEAFRLVAMSDMQIDSGNPDKFAEIIQDGVLSYLKKEFGGAVPENLGLVMIPGDLVTDGARYYQWKEHFFDPAKELFSQVPVYPVPGNHERNSIYFFKYFSLPKNGHPAYNEHYWYKDHGNIRIIGLDSNEGYRNHFQLDWLKEVLKKTAENDSIDFVFAQLHHPHKSELWLDGEEDFTGKVVEQLENFSTETGKPSLHFFGHTHGYSRGQSRDHKHLWINVATAGGNIDYWGEFAQRNYDEFTVTQDEYGFVMVEVDPNQGDPKFTVKRFSRGNENLHRENELRDSVTVWRFDKKPKTPEGISPKNTQLKSTEIILKADAFESDLSNAKHGASHWQLSQTPDFEKLIVDSWKQYEDWYSYQNLQKDDDLTDEKVHRLPAGQTYYWRVRYRDQNLNWSEWSEPSQFSTLSEESRRAEE; this is translated from the coding sequence ATGTACTTTAAAGTTTTTCTGGTTCAGGTGTTCTTCCTGAGCATGAGCTTGTCTGCGATAGCTCAAAATAATCAGACTGAAATCACAATAGGCCCATACCTACAAGATGCTACGCCTAATTCCATCAAAATTATGTGGGAAACCAGCCAGGGTGAAGAAAGTATCGTAGAATGGGGTACTACGCCCAAGCTGGGTAAAAAAACGAAAGGAACTGCTTTTGAGGTAAATTATACCGATTCTCGCATTCACGAAGTAGAACTGAAAGGTCTTGAAAGGCTAAGCATGTATTATTACAGGGTAAGAACGGCTAAAGCCGTATCTGATATCTACCAGTTTAAAACCCCTGCCTTTGCTAAAGACCAAGAGGCCTTCAGGTTGGTAGCCATGAGCGATATGCAGATTGACAGCGGCAACCCCGATAAATTTGCAGAAATTATTCAGGACGGAGTGCTCAGCTACCTTAAAAAGGAGTTTGGTGGAGCAGTACCTGAGAATCTGGGCCTGGTAATGATCCCCGGAGACTTGGTAACCGATGGGGCCCGTTACTATCAGTGGAAGGAGCACTTCTTTGACCCTGCCAAAGAGCTATTCTCTCAAGTGCCAGTATATCCGGTACCGGGTAATCATGAGCGCAATTCTATCTATTTTTTCAAATATTTTAGCTTACCCAAAAATGGGCATCCTGCTTACAATGAACATTACTGGTACAAAGATCATGGTAACATCCGTATCATTGGCTTAGACTCTAATGAAGGGTACCGCAACCATTTTCAGCTAGACTGGCTAAAAGAAGTGCTGAAGAAAACCGCGGAAAACGACAGTATTGATTTCGTATTTGCTCAGCTTCATCATCCTCACAAATCTGAGCTTTGGCTGGATGGAGAAGAAGATTTTACCGGCAAAGTGGTAGAGCAGCTAGAAAATTTTAGTACCGAAACGGGTAAGCCCAGCCTGCATTTTTTTGGGCACACTCACGGGTATTCTCGTGGACAGTCGCGCGACCACAAACACCTCTGGATCAATGTAGCAACTGCCGGAGGCAATATTGACTATTGGGGCGAGTTTGCGCAGAGAAACTACGATGAGTTTACGGTTACTCAGGATGAATACGGCTTTGTAATGGTAGAAGTTGACCCTAACCAGGGAGACCCGAAATTTACAGTAAAAAGGTTTAGTCGGGGTAATGAAAACCTTCATAGGGAGAATGAACTCAGGGATAGTGTAACCGTTTGGCGCTTTGATAAAAAACCTAAAACTCCTGAGGGTATATCGCCCAAAAATACTCAGCTGAAGTCTACGGAAATAATACTGAAAGCCGATGCATTTGAAAGTGACCTGAGCAATGCAAAACATGGGGCGAGCCATTGGCAGCTGTCCCAAACTCCTGATTTTGAAAAATTAATAGTTGATAGCTGGAAGCAGTACGAAGACTGGTACTCATATCAAAACTTACAGAAAGACGATGACCTTACCGACGAAAAAGTTCACCGACTGCCTGCCGGACAGACCTATTACTGGAGGGTAAGGTACCGCGACCAGAACTTAAACTGGAGCGAGTGGTCAGAGCCTTCTCAGTTTAGTACTCTGTCCGAAGAGAGCCGCCGTGCAGAAGAATAA
- a CDS encoding DUF1801 domain-containing protein yields MQSKANSPQEYLNSLPEERKQPMQALRKAIKDNLPKGFEETMSYGMLGFVVPHSIYPAGYHCDPKLPLPFVNLASQKNYISLYHSGLYADPDMLSWFTSEYPKHSDAKLDMGKSCIRFKKMDKLPLALIGELCQKMTPQQWIELYESRVKQ; encoded by the coding sequence GTGCAATCCAAAGCCAACAGCCCACAAGAGTACCTGAACTCCCTTCCTGAAGAAAGGAAGCAGCCTATGCAGGCTCTCAGAAAAGCCATTAAAGACAATCTGCCCAAGGGTTTTGAAGAAACCATGAGCTACGGAATGCTGGGCTTTGTCGTTCCTCATAGCATTTATCCTGCTGGCTATCACTGTGACCCTAAATTACCGCTGCCATTTGTTAACCTGGCCTCGCAGAAGAATTACATTTCTCTCTATCATTCCGGCTTGTACGCTGATCCTGATATGTTAAGCTGGTTTACCAGTGAGTATCCTAAGCATTCAGATGCAAAGCTGGATATGGGAAAGAGCTGTATCCGATTTAAAAAAATGGATAAATTGCCCTTAGCACTGATAGGTGAGCTCTGTCAAAAAATGACGCCCCAGCAGTGGATAGAGCTTTACGAAAGTCGGGTAAAACAGTAA
- the map gene encoding type I methionyl aminopeptidase: MSITSQSELAGMQKVSRAVGLTLKKMHAYAKVGMHTAELDEYGAKLLQEFGAKSAPKLTYGFPGWTCISINEEVAHGIPSTSRVLKDGDLVNIDVSAELDGYWADNGSSFVLGNDIHQHSKLVNASQKILLKAISRVKSGVRIADIGRLIELEARKSGYKVIRNLAGHGVGRSLHEAPYEILNCYDAHNRERFKKDTVVAVETFIATRSNWAREMPDGWTLKGNRGGFVAQHEHTIVVKDGKPLILTQANGISAAG, encoded by the coding sequence ATGTCTATCACTTCTCAGTCAGAGTTAGCAGGAATGCAAAAAGTAAGTCGTGCCGTAGGGCTTACTCTAAAAAAAATGCATGCTTATGCCAAAGTAGGTATGCATACTGCCGAATTAGATGAGTATGGAGCTAAGCTCTTGCAAGAGTTTGGCGCAAAATCAGCCCCTAAGCTCACCTATGGCTTTCCAGGCTGGACATGTATTAGTATAAACGAAGAGGTAGCGCATGGAATACCCTCTACGTCCAGAGTGCTAAAAGATGGAGATCTGGTAAATATAGATGTATCGGCAGAGTTAGATGGGTACTGGGCAGATAATGGAAGTTCCTTCGTGCTGGGTAATGATATTCACCAGCACTCAAAACTGGTTAATGCTTCTCAAAAAATTTTGCTTAAGGCTATCAGTAGAGTTAAGAGTGGAGTACGTATTGCTGATATTGGCAGACTAATAGAGTTGGAAGCCAGAAAATCTGGTTACAAAGTAATCAGAAACCTGGCGGGGCACGGGGTAGGGCGCAGCTTACATGAAGCACCATACGAAATACTTAATTGCTATGATGCTCATAACCGCGAGCGGTTTAAGAAAGATACGGTAGTAGCCGTAGAAACCTTTATTGCAACCCGATCCAACTGGGCCAGAGAGATGCCCGACGGCTGGACACTCAAAGGTAACAGAGGCGGGTTTGTAGCTCAGCACGAGCATACTATAGTAGTAAAGGATGGCAAACCTCTTATACTTACCCAGGCCAATGGCATATCTGCTGCTGGCTAA
- a CDS encoding Crp/Fnr family transcriptional regulator, producing the protein MAYLLLAKQRISMAEQLIQAIRKLADIPKGEANRLLNISQLKPIKRGELFISEGQIPRKFAFIHEGLFRYYYVDDKGSEFTKGFFPENSFLSSYSAMIQQKPSHFSIEALEDATISVVKYQDWQGILSTHPCWQSLLLALIEKAFIKKESREREFLLFDAEKRYRIFLENYPGLNQRIKQHLIASYLGITSVALSRIRRKMGVVNLG; encoded by the coding sequence ATGGCATATCTGCTGCTGGCTAAACAGAGAATTTCTATGGCCGAGCAACTTATTCAGGCAATCCGAAAGTTGGCAGATATACCTAAAGGAGAAGCAAATCGCTTGCTGAATATCAGCCAGCTTAAACCCATAAAAAGAGGAGAGCTTTTTATCTCTGAAGGTCAGATACCCAGAAAGTTTGCCTTTATACATGAAGGACTGTTCAGGTATTATTATGTAGATGATAAGGGGAGTGAATTTACCAAAGGTTTCTTTCCGGAAAATAGCTTCTTAAGCTCGTATAGTGCCATGATACAGCAAAAGCCTTCTCACTTTAGCATAGAAGCCCTGGAAGATGCCACAATAAGTGTAGTAAAGTATCAGGATTGGCAAGGCATACTGTCAACTCATCCCTGCTGGCAAAGCCTGCTATTGGCCCTAATTGAAAAAGCATTCATCAAAAAAGAAAGTAGAGAGCGTGAGTTTTTGCTTTTTGATGCGGAAAAACGTTACAGAATATTCTTAGAAAATTATCCGGGCCTGAACCAGCGTATCAAACAGCATCTTATAGCCTCTTATTTGGGGATTACTTCTGTTGCTCTGAGCAGAATCCGAAGAAAAATGGGTGTCGTTAACCTGGGTTAA
- a CDS encoding SDR family oxidoreductase yields the protein MRLTKNTILITGGSSGIGLELCRVLIAKGNQVLICGRSEEKLAQARVSYPAVQTFCCDLSQQLGREKLFAWVAAHFPACNVLINNAAIVHRTDFYTDPDMIAKAEREIQTNLMAPIALTKLFMPLLEKNANAAIINISSGLVYAPKAIYPIYNATKAALHALSQVLRHQLQARPVRLIEVMMTVVDTPWHKGKAPAMAISAEKAVYETLKKIEKGQEEIKIGQVNKLYLLSRLSPGLAFRLINRATA from the coding sequence ATGCGACTCACAAAAAATACAATTCTTATTACAGGAGGGAGCTCAGGAATAGGGCTGGAGTTATGTAGGGTGCTTATTGCTAAAGGTAATCAGGTTTTAATTTGCGGCCGATCCGAAGAAAAACTGGCTCAGGCCAGGGTGAGCTACCCGGCAGTACAGACTTTTTGCTGCGATCTTTCCCAGCAGTTGGGTAGAGAAAAACTATTTGCGTGGGTAGCGGCCCATTTTCCAGCCTGCAATGTGCTTATCAATAATGCTGCTATAGTGCATCGTACCGATTTTTATACTGATCCTGATATGATAGCAAAAGCTGAGCGAGAGATTCAAACTAACCTGATGGCACCAATTGCGCTTACTAAACTCTTTATGCCACTTTTAGAAAAGAATGCGAATGCCGCCATCATCAACATTAGTAGCGGCTTGGTCTACGCTCCAAAAGCTATTTATCCTATCTACAATGCTACCAAAGCAGCATTGCATGCTCTTAGCCAGGTGCTCAGACATCAGCTCCAAGCTAGGCCTGTAAGACTTATAGAAGTGATGATGACCGTAGTAGACACTCCCTGGCATAAGGGTAAAGCTCCTGCCATGGCTATCTCAGCAGAAAAAGCGGTATACGAAACATTAAAAAAGATAGAGAAAGGGCAGGAAGAGATTAAAATAGGGCAGGTAAATAAGCTGTATTTACTTTCCAGATTATCGCCAGGGCTGGCATTCCGATTAATCAACAGAGCCACAGCGTGA
- the argJ gene encoding bifunctional glutamate N-acetyltransferase/amino-acid acetyltransferase ArgJ — translation MIQNITNVKGFTCWGAHTGVKSMRRDLALIFSEVPASAAATFTQNKVVAEPIKVSRRHIADGKAQAIVINAGNANACTGEQGRQGAEAMVETMAEELGIAKELVLVASTGLIGKEFPTEEIVAGIRENVKKLSNKSNAGSFLANAILTTDTFAKEGFTEFEIDGKEAHMAGIAKGSGMIHPNMATMLSFIVTDVAITPELLNKSVKKAVDRSFNMITVDGDTSTNDMVGVLANGMAGNEELQSEDDPGYAEFMKQLQNMMIHLAKLIVSDGEGASKFIEYKVVNAPDEKIARKLVRTISNSNLVKTAMYGRDPNWGRVICAAGNAEVPFDYKDVDLYIGEEKTLVKVLEEGKPLEFDRNYMKKVLRESHVRIQLDMRSGEAEATGWGADLTTDYVVFNSVYTT, via the coding sequence ATGATTCAGAACATAACTAATGTAAAAGGATTCACCTGCTGGGGAGCCCATACAGGTGTTAAGTCTATGCGGAGAGACCTGGCATTGATTTTTTCAGAAGTACCTGCCAGTGCAGCCGCTACCTTTACACAAAATAAAGTAGTAGCTGAACCTATTAAAGTTTCTCGTCGCCATATTGCCGATGGCAAAGCTCAGGCTATCGTTATTAATGCAGGAAACGCCAACGCCTGTACCGGAGAGCAAGGACGCCAGGGCGCTGAAGCCATGGTAGAAACTATGGCCGAAGAACTGGGCATAGCAAAAGAGTTAGTTCTCGTTGCCTCTACCGGACTAATTGGAAAGGAGTTTCCTACAGAGGAGATAGTAGCTGGTATACGTGAAAATGTAAAGAAGCTAAGTAATAAGTCCAATGCGGGCTCATTTCTAGCGAATGCCATCCTCACCACTGATACTTTTGCTAAAGAAGGATTTACTGAGTTTGAGATAGATGGCAAAGAAGCACATATGGCGGGTATTGCCAAAGGTTCAGGTATGATACACCCCAACATGGCTACTATGCTTTCCTTTATCGTAACCGATGTTGCGATTACCCCTGAACTGTTGAATAAATCTGTAAAAAAAGCGGTAGACCGATCATTTAATATGATTACTGTTGATGGCGATACCTCTACCAACGATATGGTAGGCGTTCTTGCTAATGGTATGGCTGGCAATGAGGAGCTTCAGTCTGAAGATGATCCGGGCTATGCGGAGTTTATGAAGCAGCTACAGAATATGATGATTCACCTTGCCAAACTTATTGTGTCTGATGGCGAAGGTGCCTCAAAATTTATTGAGTACAAAGTAGTTAACGCGCCTGACGAGAAAATCGCACGTAAGCTGGTACGTACCATTTCAAACTCTAATCTGGTAAAGACGGCAATGTATGGACGCGACCCTAACTGGGGTAGAGTAATCTGCGCCGCTGGCAATGCCGAAGTGCCCTTTGACTACAAAGATGTAGACCTCTATATAGGTGAAGAGAAGACCCTGGTAAAAGTTTTAGAAGAAGGGAAGCCTTTGGAGTTTGATCGTAACTATATGAAAAAAGTGCTTCGTGAGTCTCATGTACGTATTCAGCTGGATATGAGAAGCGGTGAAGCAGAGGCCACCGGATGGGGTGCTGACCTGACTACCGACTACGTGGTATTCAACTCTGTGTACACTACCTAA
- the argC gene encoding N-acetyl-gamma-glutamyl-phosphate reductase yields MNTLSIGIIGATGYTGSELIRILHTHPEAEIKLITSESKAGKKIAEIYPALNGLTDLVLQPMAEVKNYQLDVVFLALPHGAAMNFVKDYYDSSFKIVDLSGDFRLSSPEVYQEWYGMDHIFEKGFETAVYGLPEMYREQIRKARLIANPGCYPTASILATYPLVKSRLVNSDSIIIDAKSGTTGAGVKPKTATHFSTVHDNFKPYGIKTHRHSVEIQEQLSSVATQEAIVQFTPHLLPIDRGIIATAYSHPKSAISEEDVKEAYHEAYANEPFVRLRQEPPSVKDVRGSNFCDIFATYDARTKRIITVSAIDNLVKGASGQAVHNMNLMFGLEEKSGLQQVPVNP; encoded by the coding sequence ATGAATACACTTTCAATAGGAATTATCGGGGCTACCGGCTATACCGGCTCCGAACTAATCCGTATTTTACACACGCACCCTGAAGCTGAAATAAAACTCATTACTTCTGAAAGTAAGGCCGGGAAAAAGATTGCTGAAATATATCCTGCCCTCAACGGACTTACAGACCTGGTACTGCAACCCATGGCAGAAGTAAAAAACTATCAACTGGACGTAGTTTTTCTGGCATTGCCTCACGGTGCAGCCATGAATTTTGTTAAAGACTACTACGACTCTTCTTTTAAAATTGTAGACCTGTCAGGAGACTTCCGCTTAAGTAGCCCCGAGGTATACCAGGAATGGTACGGCATGGACCATATTTTTGAAAAAGGTTTTGAAACCGCGGTTTACGGTCTACCTGAAATGTACCGGGAGCAAATACGCAAAGCACGACTGATTGCTAACCCTGGCTGCTACCCCACTGCCTCTATACTTGCAACTTACCCCTTGGTAAAGAGCAGACTCGTAAACAGTGACTCCATCATAATTGACGCAAAATCCGGTACTACCGGCGCAGGGGTAAAACCTAAAACAGCGACACATTTTAGCACTGTACATGATAACTTTAAACCTTATGGCATTAAAACGCATCGTCATTCGGTAGAGATTCAGGAGCAGTTGAGTAGCGTAGCCACGCAGGAAGCCATTGTACAGTTTACCCCTCACCTACTGCCGATAGACAGGGGTATCATCGCTACGGCTTATTCGCATCCGAAATCCGCTATTAGCGAGGAAGATGTAAAAGAGGCTTATCATGAAGCTTATGCCAACGAACCATTTGTGAGGCTACGCCAGGAGCCACCTTCAGTGAAAGATGTGCGTGGATCTAATTTTTGTGATATCTTTGCTACTTATGATGCTCGCACCAAACGCATTATCACCGTTAGCGCCATAGACAATCTGGTAAAAGGCGCTTCAGGACAAGCTGTCCATAACATGAATTTGATGTTTGGCCTGGAAGAAAAAAGTGGCCTGCAACAAGTACCTGTCAACCCATAA